TGATAATTCGTGTTGACCCATCAATTAAACAAGACTTTCCAATCTTAGACTTACCATAAATTTTTACAAAACCTGATATTACAGTATCAATCCCAATTTCAACTCCATCTTCAATAAAAGTTGTTTCAGGACTTTCAATTATTACACCATTAATCATGTGCTCTTTATTTATCCTAGATTGAAGGATTTTTTCTGCTTTATATAGCTCGTATTTATTATTTATGCCATAAAATTCTTCGTGATTTTTACTAACAAAGGCATTTACTAGTTTACCATCGTTTTTTAGAATCCCTATGCAATCTGTTAAGTAGAGTTCATTTTGGTCATTATTTGAATCTATTTTTGAAAGAGAATCTTTTAAGTCTTTAGCTTTAAATATATAAATGCCTACATTAATTTCATTTATTGTCTCTTGGCCCGGTTTTAAATCTCTATCTTCAGTAATTTTTATAAAGTAATTATTTTCATCTCTAATAATTCTTCCATAACCCTTTGGTTCATCAATCAAGGTAGAAAGAATTGTGCAAGCAGCGTTTGATTCATTATGATAGTTAATAAGTTTTTCCAGGGATTCTTTTTTTATTAATGGTATATCTCCATTTAAAATTAGAACTTGGTCATCATCTTCCACAAAGTCTAAGGCTAGGCCTGCTGCATAGCCAGTTCCATAAGGAATACCCGGTCCTATTTTTTGCTCTACTATTTTTACATCAGGGAATAAATCTTCTAACTTAGGTTTATTTTTTCCTCCAATTATAATAGTTTCTGAATTTTGAAAATCACTAGCTTCTTTTACGTATTTTATAATTTCTTTATTGACAAGCTTATGAAGGACTTTTGATTTTTCAGATTTCATCCTTGTGCCTTCACCAGCTGCCATTATTATTGTTTTAATCATCTAGGCTTCAGCTACCTCCAGGGCTAGCTCCATCATATTTGTATATGATTTTTGCCTATTTTCGGCACTATCGGCTACATTTTCTATAAGAGAGTCAGAAATTGTAAAGATTCCAAGACCTTTTTTACCATGTTTTCTAGCAGCCATAAATAGACCATAAGATTCCATTTCTACACAAAGGATGCCGTATTTTCTTAAATTTTCAAATACTTTAGGATCCATATCATTGTAAAATTGATCTGAAGAATGTACTTGGCCACAATGAGTTCTATATCCTAATTCCTTTGATTTTTCAACAGCTTTAACCAACAAATCAAAATCTGGTGTTACAGAAAAATGGATATTACCAAATAAATTATCGTTAATGGATGACTCTGAACAAGCTGATTGAGCTATTACTATGTCATGAAGTTTTACATCTTCTTGCATAGAGCCAGCTGTGCCCACTCTTATAATGCAATCTACATCATAAAAATCAAAAAGTTCATTGTAATATATCATAGCAGATGGTATTCCCATGCCACTACCCATTACAGATACTCTTTTTCCTTTGTAGTAGCCAGTAAAGCCAAGCATACCACGAGTTTCAGTAAATTGAGTCACATCTTCTAAGAAATTATCAGCTATAAATTTAGCCCTCAAAGGATCACCTGGCATTAGTACAGTTTTTGCTATCTGATCTTTGCATGTTGCAGAAATGTGCGGTGTTGGTATTGTCATATATGCTCCTTTTTATAAACAAAAATAGAGACTCAAATAGTCTCAATTATCTTCTTCTATTTTACAAATTTTATCTACACGTCTTTGGTGACGACCACCTTCAAATTCGGTTGTTGCAAATTCTTCTACAATCATTTTGCAAACTTCTGTTCCTATAACTCTGGCACCAAGGCATAATACATTAGCATTGTTATGAGCCCTGCTCATTCTTGCAGAAAATGTCTCAGAAACGCATGCTGCTCTTATTCCTTTAACTTTATTTGCTGACATAGACATTCCTAAACCTGTACCACAAATAAGGATAGCAAAATCAGCTTCTTTATTGACAACTTTTTCACAAGCCTTGACAGCAAAATCACTATAATCACAAGATTCTTTATTATAAGTACCTAGATGAATAACTTCATGACCTAGTTCTTCAAGTTTTTCACAAACAGTTGGTTGAAGATCAATGCCCCCATGATCATTAGCTACTACAAATTTCATGGCCCCTCCTTTAAACTTTACATTATAATATAAATATACGTCATCTATTCCCATATTCAAAGTAGAACTTGACAAGTTTTCTTTATTAAATATGGTATAATGTAGTAAATATACTTAAAGACTTAACTATTAAGGAGATTATCAATATATGTTTGAATTTAACTTAGATAGACACGATTATAAATATGTTCATTTCATTGGAATAGGTGGAATTTCCATGAGTGGACTCGCCCACCTTTTATTTGAAAAAGGATATAAGGTTACTGGATCTGATAGGAGCGAATCAGATACAGTTAAGATCCTAAAAGATCTTGGCATAGAAGTTTTCATTGGTCAGAGAAAAGAAAACATCAAAAACCCAGACTTGGTTGTATATACAGATGCGATTGCAGATGATAACGAAGAATTAATTGAAGCAAGAAAACTTGATGTACCTGTTGTTACAAGAGGTGTATTCTTAGGAGCTCTTATGAGGAATTATAAGAATTCCATTGCAATATCAGGTTCTCATGGTAAATCAACTACAACAAGCATGATTTCTAAAATTCTTCTTCATTCAGATGAAAATGCCACTATTTTACTTGGTGGAAATCTAGATGATATGAAGGGAAATGTAAAAGTTGGAAATGAAGACTTCCTTGTTACTGAAGCCTGTGAATATAAGGGAAATATAAGATATTATTACCCTCAAACAGTAATTATTTTAAATATTGACGAAGACCACCTAGACTATTACAAGGATTTAAACGATATCGTTGAAACTTTCAAAGTTTATCTTAGAAACCAAGACAAAAATTCAAAGACAATATTAAACCTTAATGAAGAAAATAATAAGCTTATCTTAGATGCTGTCCAAGGGGAATTGATTACCTATGGACAAGAAAATCCAGACGCTGATTACTATGCTACAAATATCACTTTTGATGAAATAGGTAGACCAAGCTTTGATCTAATTATGAAAAATGGAAATACTGAGCATTTCAAACTTGGAGTTATCGGTAGGCACAATATTAACAATGCCATGGCATCAATTATAGCGACCTATGAAAATGGTATTAATATAAATACAATCAGAAATAATATCCTAAAATACACAGGTCTTGACAGAAGAATGCAAGTTATTGGTCATGTAAATAAAACAACTATAATGACTGATTATGGCCATCATCCTTCAGAGATTCTTGTTACACTAGATGCACTTGCAGAACATACAAAAGGCAGACTAATTTGTGTTTGGCAACCTCATACCTATTCAAGAACAAAAACTCTATTTAATGACTTTTTAAATAGTTTTGATTCAGCTGATGAAATAATTGTTACAGACATTTATGCAGCAAGAGAAAAATTTGACCCAACAATCCACTCAAAAGATGTTGTAGATGCTATGGTTAATAAAGGTTTAAACGCCAAATACCTTGCAACATTTGAAGAAGCCAGAGATTATATTTATAAGATAATTAAAGACGACGATTTAGTTATAACTACAGGTTGTGGAAATCCTGATAAACTTGCGAAAATGATTGTAGAAGATCAAAAAAATTAGTTGATATGTAAAATAAAAACCAGCCTTATAAACATATATTATTGTTTATAGGACTGGTTTTTTTAATCTTGTTCAATCGCTAGAGAAATTCCAATAGCTTCATCAATTTTATTCATGATATCAGCAGAGAATGTTCCTATTTTTTCCCTAAGCCTAGTTTTGTCTATTGTTCTTAATTGTTCCATAAGGGCTACAGAATTTTTAGGTAAGCCGTATTTATTACCCTTTAATTTTACATGAGTCGGAAGTTTCGCCTTATTCATTTGACTTGTCACAGGTGCAACAATAATTGTAGGCGAATATTTATTTCCTATATCATTTTGAACTACAATAACAGGTCTTACTCCTCCCTGCTCACTACCAACTACCGGAGAAAGATCTGCGTAATATAAATCTCCTCTTCTAACTTTCATTTAATTCTCCTAAATAATCACGCGCTTCAATCACTTCTCCGTTTTTTATGTAAATCCTCTTAACTCTCATTGATATATTTGTCATTAACTCATAGGAAATAGTGCCTATTAAGTCAGCATCTCTATCTATGTCCCTATATATTTCTACTTTTTCACCAATCTTAACATCAAGTCCACTTACATCAACCATCATCTGATCCATGCAAACCCTGCCTAATACCTTACAAGCTTTACCTTTTATGTAAACTTGACCTTTATTTGAGAATAACCTATTGTAACCATCTGCATATCCAATAGCAACTGAGGCTACCTTCATTGGTTTATCACTTACAAAAGTTCTTCCATAGGAAATTGGAGTGCCAGCCTCTATCTCTTTGACAAAATGAACATATGTATAGAGTTTGAAAATTTTCTCTAGTTCTATTTCTGTATTATCTTTAACCACTATTGACGGATATAAGCCATAAAGAGATATACCAACTCGGTTCATTCCCTTAAAGATTTTTTGTCTTATAGTAGCTGCAGAGTTTGCAAGATGTACAAATTCAAAAGCAAAATCATCTTTAACTTGGTCAATAATCCTATCAAATATTTCCTCTTGCTTAATAGTAAAGCTATTATCTTCTTCGTCAGCTGTTGCAAAATGGCTAAAAGCAGAAATTATATCTATATTTTTTAAATCTTTTAACTTCTTGATTTGGGAAATTTCATCTTCCCTAAAACCAATCCTACCATGGCCTGTATCTAGGACAACATGACCTCTTATTTTATAGCCTAATTTATTTATTTCTTGGGCTAAACCAAAGTCATATATTGAAATATC
This genomic window from Anaerococcus murdochii contains:
- the glmU gene encoding bifunctional UDP-N-acetylglucosamine diphosphorylase/glucosamine-1-phosphate N-acetyltransferase GlmU, encoding MIKTIIMAAGEGTRMKSEKSKVLHKLVNKEIIKYVKEASDFQNSETIIIGGKNKPKLEDLFPDVKIVEQKIGPGIPYGTGYAAGLALDFVEDDDQVLILNGDIPLIKKESLEKLINYHNESNAACTILSTLIDEPKGYGRIIRDENNYFIKITEDRDLKPGQETINEINVGIYIFKAKDLKDSLSKIDSNNDQNELYLTDCIGILKNDGKLVNAFVSKNHEEFYGINNKYELYKAEKILQSRINKEHMINGVIIESPETTFIEDGVEIGIDTVISGFVKIYGKSKIGKSCLIDGSTRIINSTIEDNVKIDNAVIENSYMEEGSNIGPFARLRPNAHIGKKVHIGNFVEVKNSSLGEGTKAGHLAYIGDSDLGQDINIGCGVVFVNYDGKFKHRSVIEDGAFIGSNANIVAPVKVEKEGFVAAGSTITEDVSTGELIIERAEQKHIKGYVERKKERDKNHKE
- the deoD gene encoding purine-nucleoside phosphorylase; protein product: MTIPTPHISATCKDQIAKTVLMPGDPLRAKFIADNFLEDVTQFTETRGMLGFTGYYKGKRVSVMGSGMGIPSAMIYYNELFDFYDVDCIIRVGTAGSMQEDVKLHDIVIAQSACSESSINDNLFGNIHFSVTPDFDLLVKAVEKSKELGYRTHCGQVHSSDQFYNDMDPKVFENLRKYGILCVEMESYGLFMAARKHGKKGLGIFTISDSLIENVADSAENRQKSYTNMMELALEVAEA
- the rpiB gene encoding ribose 5-phosphate isomerase B, yielding MKFVVANDHGGIDLQPTVCEKLEELGHEVIHLGTYNKESCDYSDFAVKACEKVVNKEADFAILICGTGLGMSMSANKVKGIRAACVSETFSARMSRAHNNANVLCLGARVIGTEVCKMIVEEFATTEFEGGRHQRRVDKICKIEEDN
- the murC gene encoding UDP-N-acetylmuramate--L-alanine ligase, with amino-acid sequence MFEFNLDRHDYKYVHFIGIGGISMSGLAHLLFEKGYKVTGSDRSESDTVKILKDLGIEVFIGQRKENIKNPDLVVYTDAIADDNEELIEARKLDVPVVTRGVFLGALMRNYKNSIAISGSHGKSTTTSMISKILLHSDENATILLGGNLDDMKGNVKVGNEDFLVTEACEYKGNIRYYYPQTVIILNIDEDHLDYYKDLNDIVETFKVYLRNQDKNSKTILNLNEENNKLILDAVQGELITYGQENPDADYYATNITFDEIGRPSFDLIMKNGNTEHFKLGVIGRHNINNAMASIIATYENGININTIRNNILKYTGLDRRMQVIGHVNKTTIMTDYGHHPSEILVTLDALAEHTKGRLICVWQPHTYSRTKTLFNDFLNSFDSADEIIVTDIYAAREKFDPTIHSKDVVDAMVNKGLNAKYLATFEEARDYIYKIIKDDDLVITTGCGNPDKLAKMIVEDQKN
- a CDS encoding type II toxin-antitoxin system PemK/MazF family toxin; amino-acid sequence: MKVRRGDLYYADLSPVVGSEQGGVRPVIVVQNDIGNKYSPTIIVAPVTSQMNKAKLPTHVKLKGNKYGLPKNSVALMEQLRTIDKTRLREKIGTFSADIMNKIDEAIGISLAIEQD
- the alr gene encoding alanine racemase, whose amino-acid sequence is MQETYLEINIDKIRNNILKIKKISENSKFCAVVKANAYGLGSDVICREIEDIVDYFAVARLSEALLLRRAGIIKPILILGYVGLDDIEKCSRNDIDISIYDFGLAQEINKLGYKIRGHVVLDTGHGRIGFREDEISQIKKLKDLKNIDIISAFSHFATADEEDNSFTIKQEEIFDRIIDQVKDDFAFEFVHLANSAATIRQKIFKGMNRVGISLYGLYPSIVVKDNTEIELEKIFKLYTYVHFVKEIEAGTPISYGRTFVSDKPMKVASVAIGYADGYNRLFSNKGQVYIKGKACKVLGRVCMDQMMVDVSGLDVKIGEKVEIYRDIDRDADLIGTISYELMTNISMRVKRIYIKNGEVIEARDYLGELNES